Genomic segment of Ischnura elegans chromosome 12, ioIscEleg1.1, whole genome shotgun sequence:
gtcattggatcaatatatttattagcaaaatagcataaaatactgTTTCATCCATATTGCCATTCAATAATTTCCTTGTAAAATTCAGAGGGCCATTTCATATATACAatcaataatgaaaatacacatttcagAGTTCACCATGATAGGAAAGTTGTACCAATGGCATGAAATCAATCACTATAACATGTAGAATGTACAAATAAACACATAATATTCGGTATTTGTGTATGCCATGTGATCATACCATATCAGATGTAATTCCTATGGCATCACGATATGTATTCACAGAATACAACTGCACCTTCAGAGTAATCAATACATGCCCCCATAAAGGTATATTATTGATTAATACTGCAGTAAAGCAAAAATCAGTCATAATGTCTCTGTCTGCAATTAAGACCAGGTGCAAATAATGACAATTGTTTTGAGGGTGATGATACAACTCATTTGAATGGTGCCACAGCTGTATACCCTATAGGTACGCAGTACTTTTCAACAAAACAGGCCTCTTGAAAACCTTAGGAAAGGTGTGTTAcgtgaaaatgtaaaaatgtattttgtcatttttacttcattttacaAGCAAAATTAGGATTATGAATTCCTTTCTGATATTTAACTTGTTGTGTGTGTTTACGCACATCCAAGCCCTAGATGTTGAAAAACCCTCCCAGTATTCggacccaggggcggatccaggatttttttctgggaggggcacaagcaaggccgtacccaggattttgttcaggggggggggggggcacaaggatacctcttaatacaaaacgaacgcaatgataatgggaccgtattaaaaatcttgcatatttttgagggtctggggggggcaagtgcccccgtgcccccccctggatccacctATGTTCGGACCCATGACATCAGGATTATCAGGCGAGCAACTCTACATCCCACCACCACAAGAAAATGTGAACAATGTAAAGGTATTCCATGTATATTAAAATGGCTAtgcaaaaatttggaaaactGTAAAACGTATTAAAATAACCATATTTCTATATTCCCAAGGATTATAAAGAGAAGTGAAAGTCCCTACTGAATCCACCTCCAGTCAGGATCTCATGTGAACAATGATAAAATCCCTTTTTGGTTAATTTATAACACACTTGAAATATTATAATGTCAACCCAATAAAACACAAGGCACTTGAACTCTACCAAAAAGGTGCATTGGACAAAGCCTGTATTTTCCAGGCAGATGAAAGAGGAACTAGGTACATATATAAGATCACAGTTAATTTCCTTTGATAATATATGTCATATACAAAAACGTTGCAAATGAATGCAAGAAAAAGAGCAGAATAAGACACTGCAGTGAACAAATTAATACAGAAAACAACTGGTCTCAGTcttcataagaaaaataaattacagaaaaatgtTAGTGATTCGTGATTCTTGAGTTAAGAACATTACACTTTTACCCAGAGTATAATTTTTGATTAGGCTTGAGTTAGCCTGTCTACTCACTAGGAAAGAGCAGCGCTAACATTGACAATCAGATGGTGATCACAAAGTGAGATATTATGAATTACATATTATAAAGGCACATAATATACCCCTTGAGGCCACTATTTCCTTAGAATTACATGAAATCTCATTAACTTTCATCAAATATCAACCCACTGTGGTACTCAAATTTACATTATCATTGATACCTTTATCTTCAACTTTCATGTCACATACATTTTTCATGAGCCATAAATGACATGAAGTTACAACTTACTGCCCAAAAAATATGAGGTAAATTTTGTATCTCATGGcaatgccaaaaaataataattaagcgCTTTCTTttgttacaacaattttttgcaaatgaaaaatactcatttttatttcattttgtggcTTATTGCATAAAATGCTACAATTTCATAATATCAGCTCCACATAGCTATCAACCATAATTAATTTCAGGATTTTGATAAAAGCCAATGAATAAATAACCTCATCTACACACTTGCCACaggattttttaagcttttgtcaccaagaaagtgaatttttagcttcagtaaataaaatgtaagcatACTAAAGAGAAAATTAGGAAAACAAAAGTATCCACTCGGTGTAACTGTGATATGTTTGAAGCAGCTAGTAAATTGTTTTTACATTCtcagaaaatcaaatgcaaaagaATGTTCAACgcaagcaaaaaatataattgctatgATACAGCTATATGACTGAAGAGGTCAAGGTTGGGGTGCAGACCTGCATCTGCCACTAGCAAGCATTGTCAACTGGGAAAGCTATTCATTTTATTGGTTGCAATCAAGAAAAACCACTTCAAAGACACAAGGTGGAAAATGGTCTTCTGCTTCTAAATGCTAGCATTCACCCTACATACTGATATCAATGTGTTATTCCATCTTCAAGAAAGTGTATGCTATGTGGCCAGCTAAAACAGCCTGAAGTTAAATGCTATCAAAAATACACACACTATATATCTCCAACATTCTTAATTAAATTCATGCAGGtatcatttttcacttttcaagaCCCTTCCTCTGGAGCATTAAATGGTTTAAAGGATGTTTTCTTAAAGTATTTTCCCTCATCTGTCTCCTGTACTATAACAACAACTGGCACTTTGTTGTCATAATACAGGtactttttactatttacatCAATTTGCAATCTTGTACTCTCTTCATCTACTGTTCTTCTAATTGTTCTAAAATAATCTTGGAGTCTCAGCCTTTCATCAAGATCAATGACAAAACAACGATAAAATTGAACAAGGGCTTTGGCACATGTACGAAATTTAACACTTCCATCTTCGTTGAGACACATGACATCTGTATTGTGTTCATCAAACTCTCTTAAAAGAtctgcatttgaaaattcaatctCTTTGTTAATCTGGCTCAAAAACTCCTCTTCGACACACTCTGAATTTTGAACTTTCCATTTATTGTTGAATATATCTTCATTATAATCATCACCAAACCATGATTTTGCTTCCATCTTGTTATCttcatattttctaattttcgTTTTCAGCAACCTTTTTTTGTAGAGGAAAAGAAACTCATAGTAACTAATGAAAGTCTTCTTTGTTCGGCATCCTCTATCTTTCGCAAACTTTTCTGCTTGGGATAACATGGATACCATTTCTTCTTTTGCCTTACCTTCATCTTGTCCAGGGTCACAATATCTGGAGAACACTTCACTTAGTTTAGACACAAGGTCATCATTCAGCTCCAAAACTATATTACCATCAATAATGATAGAGTTCCTTTGTATTTCTGATGTCACTTCCTTCATAAGCCTCATTGTTTCCCGAATTAACAGCAAAATGCAACTTGAGTTCACCTTGGGTGCATGAAAGAAATTTCCTCCTGCATTGTAGTTAATGCGATAGTTAATTCCAGCTTTTGTGTCAAAAAACATCTGCCCTTTCGCAATAAGGAATCCACCTTCATTGAATTTTATCCCTTTGTCAAACTTTGTCTGTCCTTTGATGACTAATCTAAATAACTCATCTTTTGATCCAATATTGGTGATACCTTTAATTAACCTGGCATTGCCTTCCATCGTTGGAACCTCACCCACAGTTTCCCTGTTTAATCTCCTCCAAGCTTTCATTCTCCTTTTGCTGTCTATACCAGCAACAAATTCGCTCTTAATCCCATCCTGCACGTCTTTAACTAttgtatttgcagtttttatattAACAGCAGcattgtaaaaaaagaaaagagaagctGACCACTGAAATACATCAAGTGCGGTCAATTcacccctctctcccctctccaCCAGGTATGCCAAGCCATTAACAATGCCAAGGCCATTGATTGACAAGgagccaaaatttaaaaaatttatgatacaGGTACTTGTGGTCCCAAGCAGGCCACCTCTTGCTGCCACAGCTGCTGCTCCAGTAACAGCCACTGCACTTCCAATGCCAAAGGCACCACCAAGGACAGAGAGCCAACAATTTCGAGCCTCACTATCACGAGGTGAGATGGTTTGCTCATGAGTATGCCGATCATGCAAATGTTGAGAACCCCGAAATAATCCATATACTCCAGACACAGCAAGGCTTATCGAAGATGCTATTGCCAATGGGGCAGCAACAGGGATTGCTAACCCTGCCAGCCCAACACCTGTTGCAACAAGGCCCACTCCAGAAGTAGTCTTATCAAGTACACCACATACTCTTGCTCCTGCATTGCAAGCTGGCGATGTGGAGAATTCAAGCAATACATCATACATACCATTTGATTGATACGTGCCATTTAAAGGATAGCAAAGTAAACTTTTGggtaatttgttattatttttgaaatccaACCAATTTTTGTATGTACGACCAAGTGAATCTAAAAATACAGCATCATCACCACTGCGAACTTTAATAATGGGAATAAGAAATTTGTTTTCATGGGTCTTTCCCACAATAAACAAAAATGCGACatataaatcacttgtaccactcTTTTCATACACTATTTTACATATGCgatctatttcaattttttggtcTCCATTGTAGCCAAGATCTTTTTCATCATCACATGATATTGATGGTTCACCATATAATGCGAAGCCAACTTTTTTCTGCAGGGCCCATCTTTCATTATCTTTGAAGTAATCCCAAGTCCTATCTCCAAGTTTCTCATAAAGCTCCTGCTGGAAATCAGTAGCTTCTTTCTTCCAATCCACAATGTCAGGAGAGTTCCAGTTCACCATGATGCATTACGTACGTCTGGAATATTTCAAGGATAATCCTTTTATTAAATAGCACATACTAAATTTTATAGTATTTCTAACTGCATTCCTACAAAAATTATGTATTCACCACATGTGAGGATTGAGATgccttatacatatttataaatataaaattgaaaatgtcattaTATGAGCTAAAATTACTAAGTTTGGTAGGGCATATGAACCAAAAGACCTTCCCATCTTGTGTCACAGTCTTTGAGGATTCAATTTTGGTAGGAACACTTATCTACCTATAATTTGATCAATTTAGCTATGTTGTACAGAGGACTCATTTATCCATACTCGTTTATTTAGATCTTATGATAGTGCTATTCACTCACTCAGAGctaaaattcattctatggtttGTGTAGGCAAAGGTGGAGCTCCCCCAGTATAAGCCACAGGTTCACTATTTCCATTTTAAGGAGGGAAATTCCTTCCTTGAACCACCAAACACTGACAGGATTTTTGTTGTGAACGTCCATTAAACCCAATATTAAAACCTGCGCATTTGAGGCAGAAGCTATACCCTTTACCCACTTGGCTATCTCATTCTACCTGGAGTGATATTAAAGAAAGATTAATCTACCATgagagaaaatatctttttaaggGTCAAGGGGGGTCAAATTCATGCTCATTATGGTGGAGCCCTTCGTTACGAGCGCCATCACCAAGGTCAGCCACCtggttgaggtcattgccctgggaccctaaggtccctgccgctgccgccagggtacgcggaagATAGCGCCAGCAAGGCTCCGCGAGAGAGAGACGCGGACGAGAAGGCGAGAGAGAAGGACTTCCGCGTGTCGAGAGATCTGTATCGCTCAAAATCGGAATAAATGTGGTCGAATATACTTTCGTGTATTAATTGAGGCCAGGTTAATATCACACAACCCTAACCCCCTTCACTCATTTTATTGGAGTAATCAACTGAATATTTCAcacttacatggagcattttatgAATCATATGTGCAAGCCTCCCCTCCCAAATTCTACTTGCTTCTTCCATTCACAATGagacccactccctttcattccatcaaatagTCCAAGgtcattcttttcctttccctctttcCTTGCATTCTACACTGTACAGAGGTTTTTAATATCTCCTTCCCAGTCcctagtacagtggaacctcgttaaaaggagtacgggctatagcgagacccccgctataacgagagatagccgatgcaccgtcaatagaccctataataagcgtgttaaaaaattcgttattacgagaccctttcggtgttggctctcgccatagcgagggtttcaccaccagaagactttcatcaagactccttaacctctgtaactgctagcgatctgttagaaatgaagttaatggagtgctcagtctcgaatttatgtggtaaactgtcgtttgataaatataatgattgacgaaacaatgctttgcatgatttttattcagtgcggcgtttataaattgtttgaatagttcgtcgttatttgagtaaggaaatttagtgatgcaaaaaaacatcacctttcgtctggatttatgcttacgtttatcggatagatgtttatctgtcgccgcaccactcctgttcctgtatatctgttcgcaacaggtatattgacTATTATTCGcttcacctccggtaaagcgacaattcgctatagcgagtgtttattagtgcaccgtggggtgtcgttatatcgaggtttcactgtactcaCTACATCCAAACTGATGGTATCCTGCATATTTCCCCTCCTTCCACTCAAGTATATGCTCATCTACCTCTGGGTCCACTTCATCCACTCTATTCTCCTCCACACCAACATCTTGAAGGCCTACATtattttctcgtcctcctcccACAGGGTTCATATTTCTGCAACATATACATAGTGCTACACTCCAGGTCAAATTTTTCACTAggattttgtttaatttctcaCTCAATGATCCTCTAATCAGCTCTTTCCCTATTGGTAACGTTATTCTCTTACTGATGCCCATACTGCTGCATCTCCTTTTCACGAAATCAACAGTATGTGGGGGcatacattcacatgattgcttatgtgtttcctactctactAGCCAGTAGCaacactatagtgagataatgcatgctccaatattgttcAATACCATAAGTATAAGCTTATCTCTCCTCTACATCATGTAATTTCTGTGTGTCCCGAAAAAGATGCCATTTTTTTCCATCGACcaagaataagaattttttgAGTAAAAGGTATGCCGGACTCATGACTTTTTTTTcctcaggatctttgctcatacattaatgattactttaaactgaaccatgagtctgtattcgcatgtcCTTTCCCTGTAGATGCTGACattgaaaaatggtacaagcgagatttttttgtaaacttaatttttttgcagctgaagtACTTAATGCAGTGAATagttaatgataatcgtgggatcattatggactaaTTAGCTCcagaaaaatcatgacttttcattatacaggaatggagttatggatgaaaataaaaatcaccatgcgtTTAACTCTGCGGCTCTTTAGGGGTCACgctcaaatttcaattgctcatctTTCAtgaacaattgacaattggaggctaaattTCTACACAATCTGTGATTATTTGATCAAAAGATGTAGCCATGGACCTGTGACTTTCAGCGGTGATGTGTGCGACTACACCCCGCTGAATACTCTTATCTATTGACCTCATTGTGTTGAATTTACaatgttaaaatcaagttgaattccAAGTTTGTAGATTGATCAGAGATTGCGCTTTAGTAGCTTTCAATATCTCCTTCCCAGTCCctagtactcactccatccaaactGATAGTATGTATCCTGTACATACATAACCACACATATCCTGTAGTAACATACATATGTAACCACTTTTGTGATTATGTATGTTACTAAGGGAGTCAACAAAAAGATGGaaccaaaagaaaagaaaaagactaGCATCTGCAGCTTAAAAAAGTTATCACAATGtttctcaaataaattaatgtgttctagaattttaatttcaatagatTATGGATGCAGCATGCCAAGCTCACGCTAGTTGCCTTTAAATACTTAGGGAGTTGCTAGCAACATTGTGATAATTACGTCGAGATAAAGTTTTCCGTGAAGTCTCGTTAATTCAGTGTTCTTCAAGAATGGAATTGGCGAAGCACATCAAACCCCTGGCTGGAGAGGTGGGCTGGCTAACTTTGAAGAGGAAATTGCAGGACTTGTTAGATTACCACACAGGAGCCCTAGATGTAATTGATGGTAAATTGGTGAAACCTGAGCCTCTGTCGCCAAATGCTGCGGAAGATGAAATCAAAGAGCACAAGAAGGAAGCGAAATCCGTAAGGCAAATAGCTACTCAAAGTCAATCATTTCAAGTTCGGTGACTGATgtaatttatgagaaaatcatggaTAAAGAAAAAGCACTAGAGGCGTGGGAGGCATTAAAGTTATATTTTGAGGTGTCATCCAATGACCAGCTGTTCAAAATATGCACTGAGTTTTTTGCATTTAGCTAGAATATGGAGAGGATGTTTTGACTCATACCACGAGGTTAAAAAATTTGTGGTTTGAGCAAAATAACGGCTTGAAAGCCAAAAATGAAAATGCGCTGCCAGACCTGATTTTAGTAAGTCAAGTCTTGCAAATTTTACTGGGTGAATACGAGAATTTCAGACCCAGCTGGATAAATTTGtcgaaagatgaagaaaagactTTTGAAGAGCTGATCACCCAGTTGTGTATGTACAAGCAAAACTTTGGGAAGAGCGTTAGCACAGGGGGAGACATTGCAGGAGAAGCAATGTTCGTGAAGAGCAGAAAACCAAGGTCACGTCAAGGTTTAAAGAGGTCAAAAGAAAATGACACTTGTAACAACTGCAAGAAGAAATGACATTGCGTAATTTCACGCAAGAAGTGGATTGCTGATGGACGACCACAGAAGAGCGCTCCTCAGAGCAACACTGTGGACAACAATGTAGCTGTGGGTGTTATTACTGAAGATGTGTTTCAAGTCAAAACAGTTTTATCAGGATGGTGGATCGACAATGGAACGATGAAGCATATGACGCATTGTCCCGATCTGTTAGTCGAGTTCCAGGAGTTTCAAAGGCAGCAGGAAGTGAAGTTCTCAAGGCCATCGGGAAAGGcaccattgaaattttatctttcactGAAGAAAATAGGCCTTGAAGATGACTCCAAGAGACTCTTGGTACGTTCCAAATATTTCTAGAAACCTGTTTTTGGTTTTGCCTCCCCagatagaaatgaaaatagcaaatttcattCCACGACAACTAAGCGCTGGCTGAAAGTTAATGAAAACGTAGTTCTGCACAGAAGTCCCAAGAAAGGCAGAACTCTGTACAAGGCAGCCATTGAACAAGTTGTTTCCAAGAATAAAGAATGGGtcaaagttgttgaagcagaaaATTCAACTCTGCAGCTGTATCACGAGAGACGGGGACACCAAGACAAGCAACATGTGAGAGAGATGCTCAAGAGAGAGTAGGGTATCACTGTGAAGATGGCAAGAGAAATTAGTGAGCCCTGCATTTTTGGCAAGTCACATCATGTACCGTTTGGCACTAGGAGAAAGGCAGCAAGACCTGGAGAACTTTTTTCTTCTGATGATGTAGGCCCATTTTGTGAATCTTTTCTAAAGCAAAAATGATTTCTAGTTGTGTTCAAGGAGAGCTACACAAAGTTTCGTTATGGCTTTGTAATTAAACAAAAGTCAGAagtcaaaattgtgttaaaacAGCTCTTAGCACATGCAAAGACACTTGGGCATAATATTAAAGAGCTACTCAGTGGCAATGGAGGAGGATTTGATTGTGAAGGGATTAAGTGCATTCTAGCAGAGAGCGGAATCACACACAGACTGACAGTGCCGAACACACCTCAGCAGAATGGTAGAAGTGAGCATGTGAATCGAACAATCGTCGAAATGGCAAGGATCTTCAAGCACTCAAACAGTGAAGTTGAATATCCTGATGCAATATGGGCAGAGCTAGTGACTATAGCCATTTACATTCTTAACAAAACAGGAAAATCGTCAGAAGATGGAGTCAGTCCTCATGAACTGTGGATGGGAAAGAAACCAAGAATCAAACATCTGCATATTATTGGATCCTCCTGCTACATTCACATTACAtccaaaaagaggaaaaagatggACAAAAGGCAGTGGAAAGATTCCTAATAGTATATGACAGAGATGAGCGATACAGAGTCTATGTTCCAACTAACCACAGAGTTATCCTGTCCAGAGACGTTCAATTCCAAGAGAGTAAGGACGAAGTCAAGCTACCATTGAAAGATATCGGG
This window contains:
- the LOC124169134 gene encoding uncharacterized protein LOC124169134 isoform X1 codes for the protein MVNWNSPDIVDWKKEATDFQQELYEKLGDRTWDYFKDNERWALQKKVGFALYGEPSISCDDEKDLGYNGDQKIEIDRICKIVYEKSGTSDLYVAFLFIVGKTHENKFLIPIIKVRSGDDAVFLDSLGRTYKNWLDFKNNNKLPKSLLCYPLNGTYQSNGMYDVLLEFSTSPACNAGARVCGVLDKTTSGVGLVATGVGLAGLAIPVAAPLAIASSISLAVSGVYGLFRGSQHLHDRHTHEQTISPRDSEARNCWLSVLGGAFGIGSAVAVTGAAAVAARGGLLGTTSTCIINFLNFGSLSINGLGIVNGLAYLVERGERGELTALDVFQWSASLFFFYNAAVNIKTANTIVKDVQDGIKSEFVAGIDSKRRMKAWRRLNRETVGEVPTMEGNARLIKGITNIGSKDELFRLVIKGQTKFDKGIKFNEGGFLIAKGQMFFDTKAGINYRINYNAGGNFFHAPKVNSSCILLLIRETMRLMKEVTSEIQRNSIIIDGNIVLELNDDLVSKLSEVFSRYCDPGQDEGKAKEEMVSMLSQAEKFAKDRGCRTKKTFISYYEFLFLYKKRLLKTKIRKYEDNKMEAKSWFGDDYNEDIFNNKWKVQNSECVEEEFLSQINKEIEFSNADLLREFDEHNTDVMCLNEDGSVKFRTCAKALVQFYRCFVIDLDERLRLQDYFRTIRRTVDEESTRLQIDVNSKKYLYYDNKVPVVVIVQETDEGKYFKKTSFKPFNAPEGSKL
- the LOC124169134 gene encoding uncharacterized protein LOC124169134 isoform X2 gives rise to the protein MVNWNSPDIVDWKKEATDFQQELYEKLGDRTWDYFKDNERWALQKKVGFALYGEPSISCDDEKDLGYNGDQKIEIDRICKIVYEKSGTSDLYVAFLFIVGKTHENKFLIPIIKVRSGDDAVFLDSLGRTYKNWLDFKNNNKLPKSLLCYPLNGTYQSNGMYDVLLEFSTSPACNAGARVCGVLDKTTSGVGLVATGVGLAGLAIPVAAPLAIASSISLAVSGVYGLFRGSQHLHDRHTHEQTISPRDSEARNCWLSVLGGAFGIGSAVAVTGAAAVAARGGLLGTTSTCIINFLNFGSLSINGLGIVNGLAYLVERGERGELTALDVFQWSASLFFFYNAAVNIKTANTIVKDVQDGIKSEFVAGIDSKRRMKAWRRLNRETVGEVPTMEGNARLIKGITNIGSKDELFRLVIKGQTKFDKGIKFNEGGFLIAKGQMFFDTKAGINYRINYNAGGNFFHAPKVNSSCILLLIRETMRLMKEVTSEIQRNSIIIDGNIVLELNDDLVSKLSEVFSRYCDPGQDEGKAKEEMVSMLSQAEKFAKDRGCRTKKTFISYYEFLFLYKKRLLKTKIRKYEDNKMEAKSWFGDDYNEDIFNNKWKVQNSECVEEEFLSQINKEIEFSNADLLREFDEHNTDVMCLNEDGSVKFRTCAKALVQFYRCFVIDLDERLRLQDYFRTIRRTVDEESTRLQIDVNSKKYLYYDNKVPVVVIVQETDEGKYFKKTSFKPFNAPEEGS